The following proteins come from a genomic window of Bacteroidota bacterium:
- a CDS encoding tetratricopeptide repeat protein, whose protein sequence is MKGIKVTLIISLVFNSLFLMGQNSEVENLVKEGIELHDIGEYKKAIEVYKKALDLDPKSGLVNYEIAFSYFSDHNYKNAEKHSKKVIDQKGDHLLPAYITYGNALDMQGKTKKAIKVFEKAMKDFDNYMLYYNHAITCYNAGENDKAYDSAIKAISNNSSHASSHLVLSKIMEKEGVRIKAMLPLYFFLLIEPNSDRAAVEYKNLRGFIDFGVSKESEKKINVEVPMNGDPDFGAAEMMISLSRAANNVEENKGKTDLELFSDNNESLFKILGELKNDNSGFWWDFYVPFFNDLANADLAKSYSYYISLSKGEEAVSWIDENSEEFEKFKNWLNK, encoded by the coding sequence ATGAAGGGCATCAAAGTAACACTCATTATTTCCCTGGTTTTTAATTCTCTTTTCCTGATGGGACAAAATAGCGAGGTTGAAAACCTCGTAAAGGAGGGAATTGAATTACATGATATTGGAGAATATAAAAAAGCAATAGAAGTTTATAAGAAAGCGTTGGATTTAGATCCTAAATCCGGTTTAGTAAATTATGAAATTGCCTTTTCTTATTTTTCCGATCATAATTATAAAAATGCAGAAAAGCATAGTAAAAAAGTTATTGACCAAAAAGGTGATCATCTGTTGCCTGCATATATCACATATGGCAATGCCTTGGATATGCAGGGTAAAACTAAAAAAGCTATAAAGGTCTTTGAGAAGGCGATGAAAGACTTCGATAATTATATGTTGTATTATAATCATGCTATAACCTGTTATAATGCAGGTGAAAATGATAAAGCGTATGATTCTGCAATAAAGGCAATCAGCAACAATTCATCACATGCCAGCAGCCATTTGGTATTAAGTAAAATTATGGAGAAAGAAGGTGTTAGAATAAAAGCTATGCTTCCGTTATACTTTTTCCTATTAATCGAACCTAATTCAGACAGGGCAGCAGTAGAATATAAAAATCTTAGAGGATTTATTGATTTTGGTGTTTCTAAAGAGTCGGAAAAGAAGATTAATGTGGAGGTACCTATGAATGGAGATCCTGATTTCGGAGCTGCCGAAATGATGATCAGTTTATCGAGAGCTGCTAATAATGTGGAGGAAAATAAAGGGAAAACCGATCTTGAATTATTTTCAGATAATAACGAAAGTCTTTTTAAAATTCTCGGAGAGTTAAAAAATGATAATTCCGGATTTTGGTGGGATTTTTATGTTCCATTTTTCAATGATTTGGCGAATGCTGATTTGGCAAAGTCGTACAGCTATTACATTTCTCTTTCTAAGGGAGAGGAAGCTGTAAGTTGGATAGATGAAAATAGCGAAGAATTCGAAAAGTTTAAAAATTGGTTAAACAAGTAA
- a CDS encoding DUF3784 domain-containing protein gives MIYLLIGMSLFFLAIGFIVTENNAKNIISGYNTLDDEEKKKVDIIAYVSYFKKFHLLLGLSFLFIGLIIYLLSKGTVVIFFAVYPIAAYIYFLRSANKYTKGQFAKLNTVGVWTLVITLIIVLAVFAFAYKEDKVTFDFEKIEFHGVYGEEVLISEVHSIELVNTLPEISFKTHGFAMGEINKGYFKTKDGNTVKLVLNSSYKPYLLITKTDGEKIYFSAREESNEEIYGSMKNNFADSLFEK, from the coding sequence ATGATTTACCTGTTGATTGGTATGAGTTTGTTTTTTCTGGCGATTGGATTTATCGTAACAGAGAACAATGCTAAAAATATTATATCAGGATACAATACACTTGATGACGAAGAAAAAAAGAAGGTAGATATAATAGCTTATGTCTCTTACTTTAAAAAATTTCATTTACTACTTGGATTATCATTTTTATTTATCGGGTTAATTATATACTTATTGAGTAAAGGAACTGTCGTCATATTTTTTGCTGTATATCCTATTGCTGCGTATATATATTTTCTCAGGAGTGCTAATAAATACACAAAAGGTCAGTTTGCTAAATTGAACACGGTTGGAGTTTGGACACTGGTAATCACCCTGATAATTGTTTTGGCGGTGTTTGCATTTGCTTACAAAGAAGATAAGGTGACTTTCGACTTTGAAAAAATAGAATTTCATGGAGTATATGGGGAAGAGGTATTAATATCTGAAGTTCACAGTATTGAGCTTGTGAATACTTTGCCCGAAATATCCTTTAAAACTCATGGATTTGCAATGGGAGAAATTAATAAAGGGTATTTTAAAACAAAGGATGGAAATACGGTAAAATTGGTACTTAATTCAAGTTACAAACCTTACTTGCTTATAACAAAAACTGATGGAGAAAAAATATATTTCTCGGCAAGAGAAGAATCGAATGAAGAAATATATGGTAGTATGAAAAATAATTTTGCTGACAGTTTGTTTGAAAAATAA
- a CDS encoding peptidylprolyl isomerase encodes MKKLILIVVSMVFSLHLFSQSTVKCVIKTSKGDIYLELYPEKAPVTVGNFLKYVDADLYTNSSFFRTCTPENEADRDIKIQVIQGGDVEEEKSFDPIKIETTKETSILHKHGTVSMARAEPNTATSSFFICINDQPELDFNGKRNPDGYGFAAFGQVIKGMDVVLEIQKAKNNDQYLVDPVRIISIERVK; translated from the coding sequence ATGAAAAAATTGATTTTGATTGTCGTTTCAATGGTGTTTTCATTACATCTATTCTCCCAAAGCACTGTTAAGTGTGTTATTAAAACATCGAAGGGTGATATTTACCTTGAGCTCTATCCCGAAAAAGCACCTGTAACAGTTGGTAACTTTTTAAAATATGTTGATGCAGACTTATATACAAACAGCAGTTTTTTCAGAACATGTACACCGGAAAATGAAGCCGACAGGGATATTAAAATTCAGGTAATTCAGGGGGGAGATGTAGAAGAAGAAAAATCATTTGACCCTATAAAAATTGAAACTACAAAAGAAACATCAATTTTGCATAAACACGGAACAGTATCCATGGCAAGAGCTGAACCAAATACTGCAACCAGCAGTTTTTTTATCTGTATTAACGACCAACCTGAACTTGACTTTAACGGTAAACGCAATCCCGACGGATATGGTTTTGCAGCTTTTGGTCAGGTAATCAAAGGTATGGATGTAGTTCTTGAAATTCAAAAAGCCAAAAATAATGATCAGTATTTAGTGGATCCTGTGAGGATTATCTCAATTGAAAGAGTTAAGTAG